GGAAGGTGGACCCTTTCGTGGGCGAAGAGACGATTACCATCGCCCTCAGCCATTATGTGTTCTTTGAAACCTACGCCGAACCCTCTGCCGCCGTGACCGATGCCGCCGAACAGGCGCTGGAGACGATCGGCACCAAGGTTGCGCTCAACCAGGCGGTGGATCTGGGGCTGGATGCGGTCTCGCTCGCCTCGATCTATTTCCTTGCGGCTATCGGGCTTGCCATCACATTTGGCCTGATGGGGGTCATCAACATGGCCCATGGCGAGTTCATCATGATGGGCGCCTACACGGGTTATGTGGTGCAGCAGATCATTCCCAATCATACGGTTTCGATCCTTGTCGCCATCCCGCTGGCTTTTGCGGTGACATTTGCCGCCGGTGTCGCGATGGAGCGGCTGGTGATCCGGCATCTCTATAACCGCCCGCTTGAGACCCTGCTGGCGACCTTCGGGATTTCCATCGCTTTGCAGCAGCTGGCCAAGAACATTTTCGGCACGCAGGCCCGCCCCTTGACGGCGCCCGGTTGGCTAGATGGGGCCTGGATGATCAACGACGTGGTGTCGATCAGCTATATCCGCATCGCGATCTTCGTACTGGCGCTGATCTTTCTGGCGCTGTTCCTCTTCATCATGCGGCGCACGCGGCTGGGGCTTGAGACCCGCGCGGTGACGCAGAACCCGCGCATGGCGTCGTCGATGGGGATCAATCCGGGACGGGTGAACATGCTGACCTTTGGTCTGGGATCGGGCATTGCCGGGATCGCGGGTGTCGCCATTGGGTTGTTCGCCAAGGTCACGTCGGAACTTGGACAGGATTACATCGTGCAAAGCTTCATGACCGTGGTCGTGGGCGGTGTCGGCAATATCTTCGGCACCCTGGCCGGTGCGGCGATGATCGGCTCCCTGCAAAAGGGGATCGAGTGGCTGAACCCATCCAACACGCTGGCGGCGCAGACCTACATGATCATCTTCATCATCATCTTCATTCAGTTCCGCCCACGAGGGATCATCGCCCTCAAGGGCCGCGCGGCGGGGGATTGACCCATGCGACAGTCATTCATTGCAAAGAACCCTTCGGTTCTGGTCTTCCTGTCTATCCTCGCGCTGTTCACCCTCTTGGTGACTGTGTTTGCCGAAGGGCCGGGGGCTGGGCTGATCCCGACGAGTTTTGTGAAAACACTGGGCAAGACCCTGTGCCTGTGTCTGATCGCCATCGCGATGGATCTGATCTGGGGCTACACCGGTATCCTTTCGCTGGGCCATTTCGCCTTCTTCGGGCTTGGTGGCTACATGATCGGCATGTGGCTGATGTATGAACGCACCCGCCTGATCGTCACCGAGGCGCTGGCGCAGGGCGACATCCCCCCGACCGAGGCCGAGGTGGTCGATGGCATCGGCAGCCAGATCTTCGGCGTGGTCGGCAGCAGCGAATTCCCCGTGGTCTGGATGTTCGCCGACAGTCTGGTGCTGCAACTGATGCTGGTGGTGCTGGTGCCGGGCATTCTGGCGGCCATCTTTGGCTGGCTCGCCTTCCGCAGCCGGGTCACGGGTGTCTATCTCTCGATCCTGACGCAGGCGATGACGCTGGCGCTGGCGCTTTACCTCTTTCAGAACGATTCCGGCCTGCGCGGCAACAATGGTCTGTCGGGCCTGCAAAACCTGCCGGGTGTCGAGGCACCGCAGGCAGAGGTCTCGATGTGGTTCTTCTGGGCCTCGGCGCTGGCACTGGGTCTTGGCTATATGCTGGCGGCCTGGGTGGTCTCGGGCAAGTTCGGATCGGTCATTCGCGGCATCCGCGACAACGAGGCCCGCGTGCGTTTCCTTGGCTACCCGGTTGAGACCTTCAAACTGGCGGTGTTCACCCTCACTGCCTGCATCGCCGCCATCGCGGGCGCGCTTTATTATCCGCAGGCGGGCATCATCAACCCGGCGGAAATGGCCCCCGTTGCCTCGATCTATCTGGCGGTCTGGGTCGCCATCGGCGGGCGCGGGCGGCTTTACGGCGCGGTGATCGGTGCGGCCTTCGTTTCGCTTGTGTCCACATGGTTCACCGGCGGGCAGGCGCCTGACATTCCGCTGGGATTCTACACCATCAAATGGGTCGACTGGTGGCAGGTGATCCTAGGCCTCTCCTTCGTTCTGGTGACGCTGTTCGCGCCCAAGGGCATCGGCGGCCTCTTTGACCTCTTGCAGCGAAAGGACCGGACATGAGCACCCTTCTCGAAGTCTCCGGCGTCTCCGTCAGCTTTGACGGGTTCAAGGCGATCAACAACCTGTCGTTCCAGATCGCCGAGGCCGAGCTGCGCGCGGTGATCGGTCCCAACGGCGCGGGCAAGACCACCTTCATGGATATCGTCACCGGCAAGACAAAACCGGACGAGGGCCGGGTGATCTGGGGCGAGAAATCCCTGTCCCTTCTCGATATGGACGAGGCGCAGATCGCGCGGCAGGGGATCGGGCGCAAGTTCCAGAAACCCACGGTGTTCGAGGACCAGTCGGTGCGCGACAACCTGATGATGGCCCTGAAAAAGGACCGCTGGGTGATCGCGGTGCTGCTGTTTCGCGCCTCAGACGCCGACACTGCGCGGGTCGAGGAACTGGCGGCAGAGGTTGGCCTTGCGGACCAGCTGGACCGGATCGCCGGAGAGCTGTCCCACGGCCAGAAGCAGTGGCTCGAGATCGGCATGCTTCTGGCGCAGGAGCCGCGGCTTTTGTTGGTGGATGAACCGGCGGCGGGCATGACGCCGGAGGAACGCGAACATACCACTGATCTGCTGGTGGAGGCGGCCAAGACCCGCGCCGTGGTCGTCGTCGAACACGATATGGAGTTCGTGCGGCGCCTCAATTGCAAGGTCACGGTGCTGCACGAGGGCGCGGTGCTGGCCGAAGGGGGATTGGATCACGTGACCTCCGATCCCGAAGTCATCGATGTTTATCTGGGGCGCTGAGCGATGCTGGATCTGAAAGATATCACCCTCCACTATGGCCGCAGCCGCATCCTGAATGGCATTTCCATGCAGGCCGATCTGGGCGAGGTCACCTGCGTGATGGGCTGCAATGGCGTCGGCAAGACCAGCCTGATGAAGGCGGTCACCGGCACCCACCCGCGGTCGGGCGGCACCATGACGTTTGACGGGCAGGAAATCGGCGTGGTGCCTGCGCATCAACTGGCGCGTGCGGGCATCGCCTATGTACCGCAGGGGCGCGATATCTTCCCGCTTCTGACGGTGAAGGAGAACCTTGAGACGGGCTTTGCCTGTCTGCCGAAGGAAGAGCATTTCATCCCTGACCACATTTATGAGCTGTTCCCGATCCTGAAGGATTTCCTGGCCCGGCGCGGTGGCGACCTGTCCGGCGGGCAGCAACAGCAGCTGGCCATTGCCCGGGCCCTGATCACCAAGCCGAAACTCTTGGTGCTCGACGAGCCGACCGAGGGTATCCAGCCCAATATCATCAAGCAGATCGGCGAGGTCATCAAACTCCTGCGCACGCAGGGCGACATGGCGATCATCCTGGTCGAGCAGTTCTTCGATTTCGCCTATGAGCTGGCCGACCGCTTCGTGGTCCTGCGCCGGGGCGAGGTGGTGCTGGAGGGCCGCAAGGGCGCGGTCGAGCGTGACGCCCTTCTGGAGGGGGTTTCGGTCTGACCTGTTCTTGGCGGGGCCTTGCTCTCAGGCGAAAACCGGCGCCTTTCGCGCCTGTGGCAGCAGGAAGGGCATGCCGACGGGTGGGGTGGTATTGACCGGCACCGGGCAGCCATAAACCTCAGCCAGCGCCTGATCCGTCAGCACCTCTGCCGGGGAACCCGTGGCCGCGATGCGGCCGGCCTGCATCAGCACCACGTGATCGGCGAACATGGCGGTGAGGTTCAGATCGTGCATTACTGCAACCACGCCGCCGCCCTGCGCCGCATAGCGCCGCGCCAGATCCATCACCGTGAACTGATGGCCGATATCAAGGCTCGCCACCGGTTCATCCAGGATCAGCCAGCGCGGGGTGCCATCGACCACTGGCTGCCAGACCTGCGTCAGAACGCGGGCCAGTTGCACGCGCTGCTGCTCGCCCCCTGACAGGTCCTGATAATACCGTCCGGCAAACCCTCCCAGATCCACCGCTTCCAGCGCCTGCATCGGCAGGTCGGTTTCGCCCGCCGACAGACCGGCGCTGAGCCCCAGCCGCACGATCTCCAGCACGGTAAAGGGAAAGGCGATGCTGGTGCTTTGCGGCTGTACCGCGCGGATCGCGGCCAGCTCCCAGGGTTTCAGTGTGGTGGTGTCCTGCCCATTGAGCAGCACCCGGCCTGTATGCGCGATCTCGCCTGTCATGGCGCGCAGAAGCGTGGTCTTGCCCGAGCCATTGGGGCCGACGATGGCGGTGACGCGTCCCGGTTCAGCGGCAAAATCCACCCCGTGCAGGATGGTGCGGCTTCCCAGCTTTACGGTGATGTCAAAGGCTTGCATGTCTCTGTCCAATCAAAGTCCCAAACCCGCGCGACGTTTCAGCAGGATCCACAGAAAGACCGGCGCGCCAAGGACGGCGGTGACGATCCCGATGGGTAGCTCTGCCGGGGCGATGATCACCCGCGCGATCATGTCGGCGGCCAATAGAAGCGTGGCCCCCAGAAGGGCGGCATTGGGTAAAAGCGGATGGTGATCCGGCCCGGTGGCAAGGCGCAACAGATGCGGCACCACGATGCCGATGAAGCCGATACCACCCGATACCGCCACAGCAGCGCCGGTGGCGCCGGCGACAGCCATGATCGCGATATTCTTCACCCGCTGCACAGGGATGCCGATGTGCCCGGCGGCGGCCTCTCCCAGCGCCAGCCCGTTGAGACCGCGCGCAAGGAAGGGCGCCGCACACAGGGCCAGTGCGATCACTGGCAGGGCCGCCAGCACCTTGGTCCAGGTGGCCCCCGCAAGCGACCCCATGCCCCAGAAGGTCAGATCGCGCAGCTGGTTGTCATCGGCCATGTAGACCAGGATGCCAGACAGTGCTCCGGCCAGCGCGCCAAGGGCGATACCGGCCAGCAGCATGGTTGCAACCGAGGTCTGCCCGCCGCGCGTTGCGGTGCGATAGAGGATCAGTGTCGATCCCCAGCCGCCAAAGAAGGCCGCGACCGGCACCAGACCATTGCCCAATGTGTCGCGCAAGGACACCGGCAGCATACTGCCCAGCACGATGGCGGTGATCGCGGCCAGACCCGCACCGGCGCTGACGCCGACGATACCGGGATCGGCCAGCGGATTGCGGAAGAGCCCCTGCATCACCGCGCCGGAGACCGCCAGCGCAGCCCCCACGAGGATGCCAAGGCACAGGCGCGGCAGGCGGATGTCGAACAGGATGATCCGGTCCAGTTGTGACAGCTCGCGCCCCGCGATCAGATTCCCAATGGCGGACCAGACCGACGTGCCCGCTGCGCCAAAGGTCAGAGAGCTCACCGAAGTGACCAGCAGCAGAGCCACGAGCGCCAGCGTCAGCCGCCGGGCCTGATGGCGACGGTCCACCGGCGCCCCGGTGGACCGACCCTGAGCCTGACCTCGGTTCTGGGTTGTCGCCTCTGCTGCCAGTCTCATTTCGCGTGAGCCTCGTAGAAGGCTTCTGACAGGGTCCGGATCGTGTCAGCGGTGCGCGGGCCAAACCCCAGCAGGGATTGCCCGTCCATGCGCACCAGCCGTCCGTTCTGTGCCGCTGGTGTGGGGATCAGCGCAGGCAGGCTGGCCAGCTGCTCCATCGCGACGCCGTGGTCGCCGCCCCGGTCCATTGCCAGAATCACATCCGGGGCGGTGGCGGAAACCGCTTCATCCGTCATCGGTTTGTAGCCCTCGAAGGCGTCGATGGCGTTGATGCCGCCCGACAGGCGGATGATGCCATCGGCGGCGGTGTTGCGACCTCCGGCCATGATCCGCCCGCCTTGCGTGGACAGCACGAACAGCACCCGCACCGGCGCTTCGCCTGCGCGCGCCTGCGCCTCTGCATGGGCCGTCTCCAGGTCGGGGGCAATGTCACCCAGCAGGGCCTTGGCCTTGTCCTCGGCGCCAAGGGCGGCGGCCACGGTTTCGATCTTCGTGATCACGCCAGCAGGTGAGTAGACCTCGGGCACCTCGGCATAGGCGATGTCGGCCTGTTTCAGCACATCCAGCGTTTCCACCGGACCGGCCCCGGCGCTGGCGATGATCAGATCGGGCGATACCGACAGGACACCTTCGGGAGACAGGGCACGGGCATAACCGATATTGGGCAGCGCCTCGGCCTCTGCCGGGTAGCTGGAGGTGCTGTCGCGGGCCACCAGACGATGGCCTTCACCCAGAGCATAGACGATCTCGGTGACCGATCCGCCGACGCTGACAACGCGTTCTGCCGGGGCGGCGCAGGCTATCTGCCCGGCAAGAGTGCCGAGCAGGAACAGGCCAACGCCTTTGGAAAGACGGGAGAGCAGAGACATCACGCGGTCTCCGGCTCTGCCGGGGTTTCAGCCTGGAGCGAGGGAAGCGCGGCAACAATTGCATCCCATGCCGGGCGGCTGTCGTTGTCGTCGGTGCGGCGGCCAAAGACCTGGAACAGGATGGTGCCATTGGCATCAAAGGCCTCATAAGACACTGCATCGCCCCGCTTGGTCGGCTTGTTGACGGCCCAGACCTCGGCCACGTGATCAAGGCGCAGGTGCAGATCGAAACCGGGGTCGAGGATGTTCTGCCAGGGCCCCATTTCGCGCAGGTTCCGGACCGGGCCGCCATGGATTTCGATGCAGCCGCGGTTGCCGACAAAGATCATCACTTCGATCTCCTGCTCGCGCACGGCTTCCAGCATCGGGGTGACGGTGTCTGTCGGCAGCTTGCGGGCCAGAGGCTCCCCGGCGATGCGATAGGCACCCAGACGGTTCATCTTCAGTTTCGAGCACAGGCGCAGGAACTGGTGCGTATCGGTCATCTTGGCCCATTCGGCGCGCAGGACCTCGACCTTGTCCGGGTCGGATTTGGCACCCTCGGGCGGGGTACGGGGCGCGACTTCCAGCGTGTCGGATTGTTCCGGCAGCGCCAGATCGGCGACGATCCGGTCCCAGGCCGCCAGGTCGGAGGCTTCGCGCAAGTGGATCTTGTGCACCGCGTCACCGGCGGCATCAAAGAACTGCAGCGAGCGGGTGGTGCCGTTTTTGCCTTCACGTTCCACCGCAAAGGCAGTGACGAAATGGCGCGGGAACAGGCGCAGGTCGATTTCCTCGGTCAGCACCAGAGAGGCGTGAACGCCACCCTGATAGTGGCTGTAACGCCCGACCTTTTCGATCACGCAGGAATCGTTTCGGGTCAGCGCCATGACCTCGCCCAACTCTTCCAGCCGGGGAAAGACGACATCGGGGTTTGCTTCAATGCGGGTCACACCCGCGCCACTGAAGGCGGCGACAAGCTGCGCCTCGGTGATGTTGAACTTGTCGGCAAAATCGCGGTCGCGCAGCTGCGCATGGTCAGCACGTTCGGCGCGGATCTGCTCTGCGGAGACAGGAGTCGGAGTGGTCATGTCGGGCCCTTTCGGAGGCGGTCTGCATATCGTTTGGAAAGGGCTGGCTGTGGCTGCCGGTCGGGGCAGATCACGCTGGCGGCTGAGGGATCAGCGGGTCGGAATTTATGTTGACTGTTTTTATCATCTTTACTAACAGGCTCAAGCGGAATTTTGAATTTCGCCAAAGATCAATCCTGAAATACCGTGCCAGCCCCCACGCAAGCCTTCGGTTCGAATACGAATAGATGCGAAGGAAAATGTGATGGGCAAACAGCGTATGTCTATGCGGCTGTTGGGGACGGTGTCAGTGCTGGGGCTGACAATGAACGCGGGCGCGCAGGCGCAGGATCTGCCGCTGGATCTGCAGGGCGAGGGGTTTCTCGGCACTGTTGAACTGGGGCAGGGCAAGCGCGAGGTGCAGACCGCAACCGCGACGCCGCAGACCGTGATTACCCAGGACGAGCTGAACGATAGGCAGGCCGGATCCGTGGCTGAGCTGATCGATTCGGTACCCGGTGTCACGCTGGTGAATGGCAGCCGTCCGCAGGGATCGGGCCTCAATATCCGCGGTTTTGGCGCCACCAGCAGCTATGGCACCGACCAGAAGGTGCAGATCATGATCGACGGCGCCTCCACCGGGTCAGAGGAGCTTTACCGGATCGGCACGCAGCTGTTCACCGATCCCGAGCTCTACAAACGCGTGTCGGTGATCCGGGGCACCATCGGCAGTTTCGCATACGGCTCGGGCATTATCGGCGGCGTGGTACAGCTTGATACAAAGGATGCGGCGGATTTCACCGGCGGTGAGATCGGTCTGCGCTTCCGCCAGACCATCGGCGCCTCGAGCAATGCAAAGGGCTTCGTGACGTCCTCCATTCTGGCCTGGCAACCCACCGAACGGCTGGAGGTCCTGTTCAATTACACCCTGCGCGATGTCGATGCCTATAAGGACGGAAACGGGCAGGTCGTGCCCAATACCGAAAGTCGCATGCCCTCCTATCTGGGCAAGGTGAAATACAGCTTTGGTGACAATGGCGATCATTCGATCACCGCCTCCTACAACTATTCCGAAACGGATGAAAAAGACGTCCCCTACGATACTTTTGGCACCACCGGCGGCTCCTTTGGCAACGTCGACCGCAAGGTCAGCAACGAGGTCGCCGGGCTGCGCTATCGCTGGAACCCGGTTGGCAACGATCTGATCGATCTGGACGTTAACCTGACCCGCTCGACCCAGCATATCGATACCGCCTATGTGCCCGGTTCCAGCCCGCTGGAGGGCACCTCTTCGGGGCCAAGCGTCATCGCCCTGGCCGATGCGGATCAGGATTACGAGATCACCAAGCTGACCGCGAAGAACAGCATGTATTTCGTGACCGGCATGGCAACGCACGATCTGCGGCTTGGGGTCGAGGTGATGCAGCGTGAACGTCTGAACGCGCCCTCGGCGCCCGGCGGCACTGACCGGCGTGTGGCCTTGTTCGCGGTGGATGACATCGGCATCGGCGATCACTGGACCATCACCCCGGCCATGCGGTTTGAAACCCAGGATATCGAGGCCCACGACGGATCCTCGTCCTATGACAACTCGGCACTGATGGGCGGGCTGTCGGCGCGCTATGAATTCGCTTCGGGCTGGGCGTTATTTGGCAGCGGCGCCTATACCGAGAACTTGCCGATCATCGATGATCTTGGCACGCCGCGCTACATGACCCAGCCGGAGCGGTCCCATACCTTTGAATTGGGCGCCTCCTATACCTCCAGCAGCGTGTTTACGGCGGGCGATGCCCTGCAGGCCAAGGTGAACCTGTTCAAAGGCAAGCTTTGGGACATCACCTCTTACGTGGACAGCAATTTCAACCCGATCCGCGAAGTGAACAGCGAAGGCATTGAGATCGAAGCCACCTATAGCATGGAAAACGGTTTTTATGCCGATTTCAACGCGGCGGTCGGTGAATACACCGCGGTTTCGGCGGGCGGGGCCAGCGGCGTCTGGCGCAACACCCCGGCCGACAGCGCCCGCCTGACCCTGGGCAAGCGGATCGGCGAGGCCTGGGAGCTGAGCTGGGAACTGGTCGGCAGCAAATCCTTCACCGACTACAACGGCGATCTGATCAAGGGGTATGGCGTCAGCAACCTGCGCGCCACCTACCGGGTGCAGACAGGCGCGCTGAGCGGCGCCGAGGTGCGGCTTGGCGTCGAAAACGCCTTTGACAGGGTCTACACGCCCGCGCTGGCGACCCGCACCGCACCGGGGCGCAACATCAAGCTGACCCTGGCGAAAACCTTCTGACCCAACGGAGATTGAAGAGGTTCCATATGGTACGCGTAAACAGGAAATGGGTGGCCCCGGCAGCAGTTCTGCTGGCGGGGCTGGGCAGCATGGCACGGGCCGCAGACCCGGCCGTGTCGATCGAGCTGAGCACGGCAGAGCAGGTCGGTGAGGCCTGCCTTCTGTCATTTGTGGCGCAGAGCGACCATGCGCAGGACATCGGTCAGGCGGTCTATGAGACCGTCCTGTTCGATGCAAAAGGACAGGTGGCGCGGCTGACATTGCTGGATTTCCAGGACCTGCCTGCGGGGCGGATGCGGGTGCGCCAGTTCCAGTTTCCCTATGCCTGCGACGCCATCAGCCGGGTGCTGATCAACGGTGCCACCACCTGCACCGGCGGCGCTGATCTGCCAGAGGCCGCCTGCAGCCGGGGCATCACGCTCAGCAGCCGCACCGATCAGGAGTTGCTGGGATGATGTGGCTTCACGATGCGCTGCTTGGCGTTCTGGATCTGGGCGGGCCGGTGGTTCTTCTGCTGCTCTGCGTATCGGTGCTGACAGCGGCTTTGGTGCTTTACAAGATCTGGCAGTACCGCACTGCGCGGGTGGGTCGCCACGCCCATCTGTCTGCGGCTGTCACCGCCTGGGACCATGGCGACCATGACGCCGCCCTGCGGCAGCTGGAAAGCAGCCGCTCCTACCTTGCGCCAGTGTTCCGCCTCGCGCTGGCGGCCGGTCCGGGCACCGCGGCGGATGCGGCCCTGTCCGACCGTGCCGATGCCGAGGCGGAGGATTGCTTTGCCCGGCTCGAACGGGGGCTTGGGGCGCTTGATATGGTGTCGCAACTGGCGCCGCTGATGGGGCTTTTCGGCACCGTGATCGGCATGATCGAAGCCTTCCAGAAATTGCAGACCGCAGGCTCTTCGGTGGATCCGGCGCTGCTGGCCGGTGGCATCTGGGTGGCGCTCCTGACCACGGCGGCGGGGCTTGCCGTGGCGATGCCGACCTCGCTGGTGCTGAGCTGGCTGACGGCGCGGATGCAACGCGAACGGGTCTTTGCCAACCGTGCCTTGCGGGTGCTGTTCTGTCCCTCCGAACAGGCTGAGGCTTCTCATGGCGGTTAAGCTGCAGGGACAACGGCGCAGACGTCTTTCGATGACCTCGCTTATCGACGTGATCTTTCTGCTGCTGCTGTTTTTCATGCTGACCTCGACCTTCTCCAAATACGGCGAGGTGGAGCTGATGGCGGCCGGTCAGGGCACCAAGGCCCAGGACCGGCAGAAGCTGTTTGTGACCCTTGGCGCCGAACGTCTGATGCTGAACGGGCAACAGGCGGATCTAGCCCGCATTGCCGATCTGGTGCGGCTGCAGCCGCAGGACGGCGGCGGCCATCTGGTGCTAATCAGCCCCGATGACACGGCCAGCGCGCAGCGGCTGGTGGATCTTCTGACCGCCCTGCGGCAGGTCGAGGGACTGCAAACGGTGGTGCTGGGCTGATGCGGATCACGCGGCATATCCAGAGCGAGCGCGAGCCGACCATCGCGCTGATCAATATCGTCTTTCTGATGCTGGTTTTCTTCATGATCGCAGGCACCCTGGCGCCGCCGCTGGACCGCGATGTGACGCTGATCAAGACCGCCGATCTGGAGGGCAGCGCGCCGCCGGATACATTAGTGATTCACGCCGACGGACGGCTTAGCTATCGGGGCGCTCCGGTAGCAGATGCGGCATCATTTGTTGCTGACCTGCCCGAGGAACAGCGCGCCGCGCTGCGGGTGGTGCCGGACCGGGACCTACCGGCGAAGAAACTGGTGTCCATCGGCAATGATCTGCGGGCGGCAGGCGCCAAGCGCGTCATCCTGATGTCGGAACGG
This genomic stretch from Phaeobacter gallaeciensis harbors:
- a CDS encoding heme/hemin ABC transporter substrate-binding protein, whose protein sequence is MSLLSRLSKGVGLFLLGTLAGQIACAAPAERVVSVGGSVTEIVYALGEGHRLVARDSTSSYPAEAEALPNIGYARALSPEGVLSVSPDLIIASAGAGPVETLDVLKQADIAYAEVPEVYSPAGVITKIETVAAALGAEDKAKALLGDIAPDLETAHAEAQARAGEAPVRVLFVLSTQGGRIMAGGRNTAADGIIRLSGGINAIDAFEGYKPMTDEAVSATAPDVILAMDRGGDHGVAMEQLASLPALIPTPAAQNGRLVRMDGQSLLGFGPRTADTIRTLSEAFYEAHAK
- a CDS encoding hemin-degrading factor, which translates into the protein MTTPTPVSAEQIRAERADHAQLRDRDFADKFNITEAQLVAAFSGAGVTRIEANPDVVFPRLEELGEVMALTRNDSCVIEKVGRYSHYQGGVHASLVLTEEIDLRLFPRHFVTAFAVEREGKNGTTRSLQFFDAAGDAVHKIHLREASDLAAWDRIVADLALPEQSDTLEVAPRTPPEGAKSDPDKVEVLRAEWAKMTDTHQFLRLCSKLKMNRLGAYRIAGEPLARKLPTDTVTPMLEAVREQEIEVMIFVGNRGCIEIHGGPVRNLREMGPWQNILDPGFDLHLRLDHVAEVWAVNKPTKRGDAVSYEAFDANGTILFQVFGRRTDDNDSRPAWDAIVAALPSLQAETPAEPETA
- a CDS encoding FecCD family ABC transporter permease, translating into MRLAAEATTQNRGQAQGRSTGAPVDRRHQARRLTLALVALLLVTSVSSLTFGAAGTSVWSAIGNLIAGRELSQLDRIILFDIRLPRLCLGILVGAALAVSGAVMQGLFRNPLADPGIVGVSAGAGLAAITAIVLGSMLPVSLRDTLGNGLVPVAAFFGGWGSTLILYRTATRGGQTSVATMLLAGIALGALAGALSGILVYMADDNQLRDLTFWGMGSLAGATWTKVLAALPVIALALCAAPFLARGLNGLALGEAAAGHIGIPVQRVKNIAIMAVAGATGAAVAVSGGIGFIGIVVPHLLRLATGPDHHPLLPNAALLGATLLLAADMIARVIIAPAELPIGIVTAVLGAPVFLWILLKRRAGLGL
- a CDS encoding heme ABC transporter ATP-binding protein is translated as MQAFDITVKLGSRTILHGVDFAAEPGRVTAIVGPNGSGKTTLLRAMTGEIAHTGRVLLNGQDTTTLKPWELAAIRAVQPQSTSIAFPFTVLEIVRLGLSAGLSAGETDLPMQALEAVDLGGFAGRYYQDLSGGEQQRVQLARVLTQVWQPVVDGTPRWLILDEPVASLDIGHQFTVMDLARRYAAQGGGVVAVMHDLNLTAMFADHVVLMQAGRIAATGSPAEVLTDQALAEVYGCPVPVNTTPPVGMPFLLPQARKAPVFA
- a CDS encoding TonB-dependent receptor domain-containing protein, giving the protein MGKQRMSMRLLGTVSVLGLTMNAGAQAQDLPLDLQGEGFLGTVELGQGKREVQTATATPQTVITQDELNDRQAGSVAELIDSVPGVTLVNGSRPQGSGLNIRGFGATSSYGTDQKVQIMIDGASTGSEELYRIGTQLFTDPELYKRVSVIRGTIGSFAYGSGIIGGVVQLDTKDAADFTGGEIGLRFRQTIGASSNAKGFVTSSILAWQPTERLEVLFNYTLRDVDAYKDGNGQVVPNTESRMPSYLGKVKYSFGDNGDHSITASYNYSETDEKDVPYDTFGTTGGSFGNVDRKVSNEVAGLRYRWNPVGNDLIDLDVNLTRSTQHIDTAYVPGSSPLEGTSSGPSVIALADADQDYEITKLTAKNSMYFVTGMATHDLRLGVEVMQRERLNAPSAPGGTDRRVALFAVDDIGIGDHWTITPAMRFETQDIEAHDGSSSYDNSALMGGLSARYEFASGWALFGSGAYTENLPIIDDLGTPRYMTQPERSHTFELGASYTSSSVFTAGDALQAKVNLFKGKLWDITSYVDSNFNPIREVNSEGIEIEATYSMENGFYADFNAAVGEYTAVSAGGASGVWRNTPADSARLTLGKRIGEAWELSWELVGSKSFTDYNGDLIKGYGVSNLRATYRVQTGALSGAEVRLGVENAFDRVYTPALATRTAPGRNIKLTLAKTF
- the urtC gene encoding urea ABC transporter permease subunit UrtC; translated protein: MRQSFIAKNPSVLVFLSILALFTLLVTVFAEGPGAGLIPTSFVKTLGKTLCLCLIAIAMDLIWGYTGILSLGHFAFFGLGGYMIGMWLMYERTRLIVTEALAQGDIPPTEAEVVDGIGSQIFGVVGSSEFPVVWMFADSLVLQLMLVVLVPGILAAIFGWLAFRSRVTGVYLSILTQAMTLALALYLFQNDSGLRGNNGLSGLQNLPGVEAPQAEVSMWFFWASALALGLGYMLAAWVVSGKFGSVIRGIRDNEARVRFLGYPVETFKLAVFTLTACIAAIAGALYYPQAGIINPAEMAPVASIYLAVWVAIGGRGRLYGAVIGAAFVSLVSTWFTGGQAPDIPLGFYTIKWVDWWQVILGLSFVLVTLFAPKGIGGLFDLLQRKDRT
- the urtE gene encoding urea ABC transporter ATP-binding subunit UrtE, whose protein sequence is MLDLKDITLHYGRSRILNGISMQADLGEVTCVMGCNGVGKTSLMKAVTGTHPRSGGTMTFDGQEIGVVPAHQLARAGIAYVPQGRDIFPLLTVKENLETGFACLPKEEHFIPDHIYELFPILKDFLARRGGDLSGGQQQQLAIARALITKPKLLVLDEPTEGIQPNIIKQIGEVIKLLRTQGDMAIILVEQFFDFAYELADRFVVLRRGEVVLEGRKGAVERDALLEGVSV
- the urtB gene encoding urea ABC transporter permease subunit UrtB produces the protein MKRLFLACLALFCACQIALAQTPAGDGPLQQLLQENRALIEKSSRTSIGPVIAAIADSGLPQARGFLEAWQNKDIWQRKEDGLFFVGEEVAKRTYALSSPDDGTLAGEYPKKELKQLKPNSGVRALIATALVQFQLSDPDPATRAEGLLAIERAPGADLLAPLRASIPGEEDPALKARKTRLERLLTIAYGADEAERIDAIKGVSNDLSVDVRAALNPLVAVTVEVAEELPEDRNITRTLTPGEDGISRNDAYDMLVTAGHVPARTTADALRQTLAEHIEGGRVAGVPLAQLSNEMIRQKVYDSLASDGKVDPFVGEETITIALSHYVFFETYAEPSAAVTDAAEQALETIGTKVALNQAVDLGLDAVSLASIYFLAAIGLAITFGLMGVINMAHGEFIMMGAYTGYVVQQIIPNHTVSILVAIPLAFAVTFAAGVAMERLVIRHLYNRPLETLLATFGISIALQQLAKNIFGTQARPLTAPGWLDGAWMINDVVSISYIRIAIFVLALIFLALFLFIMRRTRLGLETRAVTQNPRMASSMGINPGRVNMLTFGLGSGIAGIAGVAIGLFAKVTSELGQDYIVQSFMTVVVGGVGNIFGTLAGAAMIGSLQKGIEWLNPSNTLAAQTYMIIFIIIFIQFRPRGIIALKGRAAGD
- the urtD gene encoding urea ABC transporter ATP-binding protein UrtD; its protein translation is MSTLLEVSGVSVSFDGFKAINNLSFQIAEAELRAVIGPNGAGKTTFMDIVTGKTKPDEGRVIWGEKSLSLLDMDEAQIARQGIGRKFQKPTVFEDQSVRDNLMMALKKDRWVIAVLLFRASDADTARVEELAAEVGLADQLDRIAGELSHGQKQWLEIGMLLAQEPRLLLVDEPAAGMTPEEREHTTDLLVEAAKTRAVVVVEHDMEFVRRLNCKVTVLHEGAVLAEGGLDHVTSDPEVIDVYLGR